DNA from Tachypleus tridentatus isolate NWPU-2018 chromosome 8, ASM421037v1, whole genome shotgun sequence:
taattacaatggTTCTCCCTAACCATGAATACCCTGAATAATTATTATGGTTCTCCCTAACCATGGATACCCTGAATAACTGAAGACAAATATTACAATTAGTTAAGAAGGAAAGTATATACACTTACAAATTTCTTTATGCCATCAGAAACTGCAGCagaataatacagaaaaaaaacaaaacaatattttacatccAGTGAAATGATAACCCACAGCACAAAAACTATCATAAAAAAACCTaggttttgatataaaaataaacacatctaAATAGTAAACTGAATTAAATCCAAATGTGGCAAGAGCCCATATAATTGATCACTACCCATACCTTTCTAACAAGATGACCTTGGTTTGaatcaacttgtgtcactatatGCATTTCTTTTCAAGACTTCCTAATAAAACAGTCACAAAGCTaatttgtaattagtgactaccatagtataaaacttaaaaaatggaCAATTAATGGTTAAATAAGTGATACTAACTAcaatgatttgttttttgaatttcacatgaACTACCTGTccctaactttgaagtgataagactaaatggaagacagctagccaacaCCACTTGTCATCAGCTCTTGTTATGAATAATAAAGTCCACAGATCCACAGTCTGGAAAGCTAACTACTTGGCACCAAAATAATGATTGGTGTCAAGTtgcaatattttatcacaaatactTAATTCTTGTAGATTTTAccttacaaacaaaaataactaccACTTCAAAAACACTAAATCTTAAGTATATAATAGTTGCATTATGTAAAACTCACAAGATATAATTAACTCATTAAACACACACAACTCTTTAGTTTTaggtataaaaaatattgtgtaaatcattaaattttttttactcAACAACcgataataattaaataagatttcatttacattatttataatgatGTTTAACTGTAAGTCCTTATGTTTTATTAAGGTGattatagtttataatttgtttgcttCACACAACACACTTGAACTGTAGTCCCCCCTCTCCACTGTGTATCCTATTGCTTGCTTTCACCAAACACTTCATATTGCTAAAGTGTATCTctagtgtgtatttttttatgttttctgaaGTTTGTATCAAACACAAATTCTTTATTACACACcatacaactgtatggtttctccccagtgtgtaatCTCTCATGTTTCTTCAAGTAACTCTTTGTCCCAAATTCTTTGCAACAGATTTCAcagctgtatggtttctcccctgTGTGTACACTCTCATGTTTCTTCAGGTAGGTactttttccaaaatttttcccaCAGATTTCAcagctgtatggtttctctccagtgtgtattctttcatgGTTTTTTACTTCACTTTTCCTTCCAAACGTTTTGCCACATACTATAcagctgtatggtttctccccaaaATGTATTATCTCATGGCTTTTTAGTTCATGTTTTGTTACAAATTCTTTGCCACATCtaacacaactgtatggtttttccCCACTGTGTATCCTCCTGTGTATTTTAAGGTCACCATTTCTTGCaaattgttttttacatattacacaaacataaggcttctctccagtgtgtattctttgatgcaTTTTCAACTTATTATTTGTTCCaaattgttttttacatattacacaactgtatggtttctccccagtatgaaTCCTGTGATGTATTTTTAGGTAACTATTTCTTCCAAATTGTTTTTGACATATttcacaactgtatggtttttctccagtgtgtattctctgGTGTGTCTTCACTTGATACTTTCTTCCAAATTTTTTTCCACACACTTTACAAATGTATGGcttctccccagtatgtattctCTCATGTGTTTTTAGGTCACTCTTTGTTCCAAATCTTTTGccacaaacaaaacaactgttcGGTTTTtctccagtatgtattctttcatgtatttttaattcactaTTTGTGccaaatttttttaaacatactgtacaactgtaaggtttttctCCAGTGTGTATCCTTTCATGCTTTTTTAGGTTACCTTTTCTTCCAAATTCCTTGCCACACACTACACAAAcatatggtttctctccagtatgtattttctgatgtatttttaaattactatttgttCCAAATACCTTTCCACATattacacaactgtatggtttctcagcattataaagtataacaaactgttttaagtttcttccagttaaatctgtttttctAAATACATCATTATTTGGTTTTTGAGATCTACTGACTTCTGTTTCCATAAAGGAATCTTCTTGTGTTAAATCATGATCACCAGCAAACTTACTTCCACAAGAGGTACTTACATAGGTCTTTATATCTACAACAAAAAAATATGGATGTTAAATATGCAGTTATTAACCCACACACCACGCATTATTCTGATGAACTTCTGACTTAATACTGATCTAATCCAATCaactaataaaatttaacaatgcagttatacacataaaataaatgaaaaaattgaGAAATCTGgaacataaaattaagatactGCCACAgcataaaacattagaaaaagtTTTAAGTTCAATATAGCATTCAGAGCATAAAGAGGGGTGTTTATCAGATGGAGGTAACATGCCTCATTTAAAGGAATGGATGAAACTGATGGTTGAATATCACATAATATATTTCATGCTTTGACATTTTATCTTGTTGaccaataacaatatttttacagttCAAAATACATGATCAAAAACACTGAATGTGTGAAAAAAAGGTAAgcccaaaacattttttttcagcttGAAATATGATGGTGGGTCAAACAAAATATGG
Protein-coding regions in this window:
- the LOC143223677 gene encoding uncharacterized protein LOC143223677 isoform X2, translating into MSEHYPETKTKLSLTTNVETMEVLKVKDEYFLDGEQDALLDIKLMKNEETFSLLASTAETESLEERSSCVILNSSVTKEEQEEKCSEVTVKTENILMRVKTEQPGDVPQNMVISKFSDSDDNDLNSSKYKVTNVKKEKEFQDIKTYVSTSCGSKFAGDHDLTQEDSFMETEVSRSQKPNNDVFRKTDLTGRNLKQFVILYNAEKPYSCVICGKVFGTNSNLKIHQKIHTGEKPYVCVVCGKEFGRKGNLKKHERIHTGEKPYSCTVCLKKFGTNSELKIHERIHTGEKPNSCFVCGKRFGTKSDLKTHERIHTGEKPYICKVCGKKFGRKYQVKTHQRIHTGEKPYSCEICQKQFGRNSYLKIHHRIHTGEKPYSCVICKKQFGTNNKLKMHQRIHTGEKPYVCVICKKQFARNGDLKIHRRIHSGEKPYSCVRCGKEFVTKHELKSHEIIHFGEKPYSCIVCGKTFGRKSEVKNHERIHTGEKPYSCEICGKNFGKSTYLKKHESVHTGEKPYSCEICCKEFGTKSYLKKHERLHTGEKPYSCMVCNKEFVFDTNFRKHKKIHTRDTL
- the LOC143223677 gene encoding uncharacterized protein LOC143223677 isoform X1 yields the protein MSEHYPETKTKLSLTTNVETMEVLKVKDEYFLDGEQDALLDIKLMKNEETFSLLASTAETESLEERSSCVILNSSVTKEEQEEKCSEVTVKTENILMRVKTEQPGDVPQNMVISKFSDSDDNDLNSSKYKVTNVKKEKEFQGLKQICSESGSTFDIKTYVSTSCGSKFAGDHDLTQEDSFMETEVSRSQKPNNDVFRKTDLTGRNLKQFVILYNAEKPYSCVICGKVFGTNSNLKIHQKIHTGEKPYVCVVCGKEFGRKGNLKKHERIHTGEKPYSCTVCLKKFGTNSELKIHERIHTGEKPNSCFVCGKRFGTKSDLKTHERIHTGEKPYICKVCGKKFGRKYQVKTHQRIHTGEKPYSCEICQKQFGRNSYLKIHHRIHTGEKPYSCVICKKQFGTNNKLKMHQRIHTGEKPYVCVICKKQFARNGDLKIHRRIHSGEKPYSCVRCGKEFVTKHELKSHEIIHFGEKPYSCIVCGKTFGRKSEVKNHERIHTGEKPYSCEICGKNFGKSTYLKKHESVHTGEKPYSCEICCKEFGTKSYLKKHERLHTGEKPYSCMVCNKEFVFDTNFRKHKKIHTRDTL
- the LOC143223677 gene encoding uncharacterized protein LOC143223677 isoform X3, whose amino-acid sequence is MEVLKVKDEYFLDGEQDALLDIKLMKNEETFSLLASTAETESLEERSSCVILNSSVTKEEQEEKCSEVTVKTENILMRVKTEQPGDVPQNMVISKFSDSDDNDLNSSKYKVTNVKKEKEFQGLKQICSESGSTFDIKTYVSTSCGSKFAGDHDLTQEDSFMETEVSRSQKPNNDVFRKTDLTGRNLKQFVILYNAEKPYSCVICGKVFGTNSNLKIHQKIHTGEKPYVCVVCGKEFGRKGNLKKHERIHTGEKPYSCTVCLKKFGTNSELKIHERIHTGEKPNSCFVCGKRFGTKSDLKTHERIHTGEKPYICKVCGKKFGRKYQVKTHQRIHTGEKPYSCEICQKQFGRNSYLKIHHRIHTGEKPYSCVICKKQFGTNNKLKMHQRIHTGEKPYVCVICKKQFARNGDLKIHRRIHSGEKPYSCVRCGKEFVTKHELKSHEIIHFGEKPYSCIVCGKTFGRKSEVKNHERIHTGEKPYSCEICGKNFGKSTYLKKHESVHTGEKPYSCEICCKEFGTKSYLKKHERLHTGEKPYSCMVCNKEFVFDTNFRKHKKIHTRDTL
- the LOC143223677 gene encoding uncharacterized protein LOC143223677 isoform X4 — translated: MKRHFHYLHNILMRVKTEQPGDVPQNMVISKFSDSDDNDLNSSKYKVTNVKKEKEFQGLKQICSESGSTFDIKTYVSTSCGSKFAGDHDLTQEDSFMETEVSRSQKPNNDVFRKTDLTGRNLKQFVILYNAEKPYSCVICGKVFGTNSNLKIHQKIHTGEKPYVCVVCGKEFGRKGNLKKHERIHTGEKPYSCTVCLKKFGTNSELKIHERIHTGEKPNSCFVCGKRFGTKSDLKTHERIHTGEKPYICKVCGKKFGRKYQVKTHQRIHTGEKPYSCEICQKQFGRNSYLKIHHRIHTGEKPYSCVICKKQFGTNNKLKMHQRIHTGEKPYVCVICKKQFARNGDLKIHRRIHSGEKPYSCVRCGKEFVTKHELKSHEIIHFGEKPYSCIVCGKTFGRKSEVKNHERIHTGEKPYSCEICGKNFGKSTYLKKHESVHTGEKPYSCEICCKEFGTKSYLKKHERLHTGEKPYSCMVCNKEFVFDTNFRKHKKIHTRDTL
- the LOC143223677 gene encoding uncharacterized protein LOC143223677 isoform X5, which produces MRVKTEQPGDVPQNMVISKFSDSDDNDLNSSKYKVTNVKKEKEFQGLKQICSESGSTFDIKTYVSTSCGSKFAGDHDLTQEDSFMETEVSRSQKPNNDVFRKTDLTGRNLKQFVILYNAEKPYSCVICGKVFGTNSNLKIHQKIHTGEKPYVCVVCGKEFGRKGNLKKHERIHTGEKPYSCTVCLKKFGTNSELKIHERIHTGEKPNSCFVCGKRFGTKSDLKTHERIHTGEKPYICKVCGKKFGRKYQVKTHQRIHTGEKPYSCEICQKQFGRNSYLKIHHRIHTGEKPYSCVICKKQFGTNNKLKMHQRIHTGEKPYVCVICKKQFARNGDLKIHRRIHSGEKPYSCVRCGKEFVTKHELKSHEIIHFGEKPYSCIVCGKTFGRKSEVKNHERIHTGEKPYSCEICGKNFGKSTYLKKHESVHTGEKPYSCEICCKEFGTKSYLKKHERLHTGEKPYSCMVCNKEFVFDTNFRKHKKIHTRDTL